ATAAAAGATCAGCTCCTGTTCCAGTCTGTTGCCGTCAACATTGTCTTTTCCTACATGTTCGGCAAGCAGTCCTTCGAGTCGCTGACGGATACGGTCTTTCCGGAGTGGGTCCAGTTCGCGGACTTTAACGGAATATTGTTCAATATTATCAATGCGTGTTTGCAGGTCTGCTTTCAGCATCAGGCCCTCATCCTGACGGTGAATGTCCAGGTCGGTGAGCGCTTCCTTCAGGGTGTCTTCCACATCTTTCCACTCTTCTTCAGTCAACTGGTCGGTAGACGGCGTTACCACTTCCGGCAGTTTCATCAGCACGTTCAGCATATCGCCCTGCGGCAGCTCCAGCTGGTTGGCCAGCATCGTAATAGACTGGTAATAGTATTTAGCCAGGTCTGTGTTGATCACAACCGGCCGCGTTGCACCATTCTGACGAATGTTGATGCTGACATCCAGTGTCCCGCGTTGCAGGGTTTGTTGCATCAGCGAACGGATGTCAAACTCGTAGGGCTTTAACAGGGGCGATATTTTCAGGTTCACCTCAAACTGCTTTCCATTCAGCGATTTGATTTCAACCACGATACTTGTTTCGCCTCTCGCGCTTTCTGCCCTTCCGAAGCCAGTCATTGATTTCAGCATAATAAATATTTGTAGGCAACAAACCTAGTTAAAATTTGTGGATTTGCTAATATTGACAAGTGGTTATTTGATATTTCCCCCGGCTTGGGCCAAAGGATATCCGCATTCAACATCTTAGCCCATGGATTCAGTCCCGGGAACATTAAAGTAATCAAATCCTGTCAAATCAGGATACCTGCAAGCGGAGTTTTTTATAAACGGTATTGCGGCTCAACTGTACCATGTCTCCCGGCTGCATGCCTTCTATGGTGATTTCCTCCATTCTGTAACGGACAAGCCTCAACGTAGGAAAGCCGGCGGCCGCCGTCATCTTACGCACCTGCCTGTTCTTTCCCTCCTGCAATATCATCCGCAACCAGGGCGCCGGAATGTTTTTGCGGAATCGGATAGGAGGATTGCGCGGCGGCAGCAATGGTTCTTCCGGAAAGATCTCGGCAAAACAGGGCTTTGTGTGATAAAGCCTGCCGTCTACCGTAATGTCCACACCTTCCTGTAATTGGCGCACGGCCATCTCCGTAACTGCTCCGTCAACCTGCACCCAGTACTCCCTTTCATGCGCGTACTGTGGCAGTAGCAACCTGTTATTCAATGACTTGTCGTTCGTTAACAACAACAGCCCCTCACTGTCATAATCCAGTCGCCCCACCGGATAAACATCCCGGGGCACTTTAAAGTAATCTGCCAGGCAGGATTTGTTTCCTTCCGGGGTAAACCGGGACAGCACCTCATATGGTTTATAAATTACATAATAATTTAACGACACGTCCGCATTTGCTTTGGTTAAGGAGCTGTAAATTAGTACTTTTGCAGATTGATATGGGTAGCACAATACAAAATCCTGCTTGCCAACATTGCAGGGACCGTTTTTCCTCCATTTTCTGCAAGGCGGAACAGTGCAATCTGGAACAGATTGACCAGGCCAAAGTATGCTCTGTGTACAAAAAAGGCCAGGTGATCTTCCATGAAGGCGCCTATCCCTTTGGCGTCTACTGTATCAACGACGGGAAAATAAA
The Chitinophaga varians genome window above contains:
- a CDS encoding YicC/YloC family endoribonuclease, whose product is MLKSMTGFGRAESARGETSIVVEIKSLNGKQFEVNLKISPLLKPYEFDIRSLMQQTLQRGTLDVSINIRQNGATRPVVINTDLAKYYYQSITMLANQLELPQGDMLNVLMKLPEVVTPSTDQLTEEEWKDVEDTLKEALTDLDIHRQDEGLMLKADLQTRIDNIEQYSVKVRELDPLRKDRIRQRLEGLLAEHVGKDNVDGNRLEQELIFYLEKLDISEELSRLENHLRYFREILKEEDPAKGKKLGFVLQEIGREINTTGSKANDAGIQQWVVLMKDELEKAKEQVLNVL
- a CDS encoding pseudouridine synthase; its protein translation is MSLNYYVIYKPYEVLSRFTPEGNKSCLADYFKVPRDVYPVGRLDYDSEGLLLLTNDKSLNNRLLLPQYAHEREYWVQVDGAVTEMAVRQLQEGVDITVDGRLYHTKPCFAEIFPEEPLLPPRNPPIRFRKNIPAPWLRMILQEGKNRQVRKMTAAAGFPTLRLVRYRMEEITIEGMQPGDMVQLSRNTVYKKLRLQVS